In the Candidatus Zixiibacteriota bacterium genome, CAAAATCCTGGGGGTGCATATTGTCGGCGCCCACGCGACGGATTTGATTCACGAGGCGGCGGTCGCGATCCAAAACGACATGACCGCTCACGGATTGGGTGAGGTATTTCATGCCCACCCGGTATTGGCGGAGGCTGTAATGGAGGCGGTGCATGACGTCCATGGGATGTCAGTGCACACGCCGAAGAAGCTCGTCAAGTAGTACCAAATTCGACGATTATTCCGGTAACGGGCGCACGAGAGTGCGCCCGTTTTGCTTGGGCGGCCGCAAAAGCTGCGTCGAAGAACTATCTTGATTTCCAATGAGTTACAGGTTTGCACCAGAGCGCCGACCGAGAATGGCCGCGCATGAACTGCGGGGGCAATCGAATTGGGGAATGGGGATATTCACTATCCATTTTTCAACTCCTTGGTAAGTAACAAATTAGGTTCCGGGCTCCTCGTGCGCAAAATTGGCACAGGATATGCGTTCATCTTCCCCGAAGTCAGTTACTCTTAGAAACACTTTGGCGGTGAAGGGTACTGAAGAGGAGGGGATGAAGGAGCTCCTTTGTGAGGGAGGAGCTCCTTTTGATTTTCTGGGTCGTGCCGTGCACCCCGAATTGACGCACAAGTTCTTTGAGACTGTACGAACTAAAATGGTTGCTTCTCTGTTTAACGTGGGGACGAAGAGATTCGTCTCGTCATTCTACATCGGTGCATGGAACCCTCCGGCAATGATCGGCAGGGTTCCTGCGTTTTAGGGGGTTGTCTTAGCAGTATCCAGCAGATGGCCCCGGCGCAGTCCCACGATCAGCAAAACCCAGATCAGCAGCGCTGTTAGCCACGGATAGTACCACCACAAGAGCCGGGCCGAATCGGGAAACGGCAGCGGGGTCCACTTGGTCAGCGACAGCAAGATGAAAAGGAAGACGAAGTTCTGCGGCGTCAGGTACCGGCGCATGACCAGGAGGCTGGCCGGAATCAGCAGGACAAAAGAATAGGTCTTCATGCGCGGCATGATCAAAGCATAGGTTAGGGTGAAGAGCGCCAGCGAGGTCAGGAAGTCATCATGGGAATCGCCCGGTTTCTGCCGGCGCCACGCGAGCCAGCTCTGCCAAAGGATGACCGCAGCCAGCACGACATAGATGGTGCTCCCCAGCATCGTGTTTCCGGCAACGGTTCCGGTGCCGCGGAAAATGTCAATCAAGTCGCGACAAAACGCCAGCAGCGAGTGGTTATAGACCTCGCCACGCTCATCGATGCTGGTAATGATCGACCAGAATACACTGAACTCATGCGCATAGGTGAGATAATTAAGCAGCAGGTAGCCGACAAAGAGTGCGCTGCCGACCAGTGCAAATCTGAGCGCGGTGCGATCGCGCAGCAGCAGCGGCAGTGCCAGGAAGATAATGAAGGTGAGCTTAAACAGCGAAATCAGCAGGACGCAGGCCGTAAAAAGCCAGAGCCGATGCTTGAGCAGTCCATACAGCCCGAGCCACAAGACGGCCTGTTCAAAGATGCCGATGTTCCCTGCTACCAAGTCCCAATAGGCAGACGATCCGTACGCCAGTGTGGCGAAGAGCAGAATAATCGCAGGGTCTTCGTCCTTGAGGAACGCCTTGCACCAGAGGAAGACCAGCAGCGCCAGCAGGAGGACCTTGACAAAGAGCCACACCTGGTACGCCGCGGAGAAGTCAAGCCAGGTCAGCGGTTTGAAGAACCAGACAGTCAAAGGTGGGTAAACATAAGCCAGCTTGATATCGGCACGGGCGACGCCGCTCAACACAACCGGGTCCCACCAGTTGAGTGCACGGTCGTGGGCGATGGCACCGTAATAATAGGTCTTGAAGTCCCACTGCTTGGGTTCGGAGATGGAAAGCGAATAGATGCCGTACCCCCAGATTGCGGCGACGATCAGCAGCAGGAAGTAGCGCAGTGCCGGTTTGAGCGAGTTCTCCGTCATTTCCAGTCCTGAGGAATTGCAACCACGAGGGCGAACAGCGGATCGTCAGCGCCGGCATCATAGATCAGAACAAGGCTTTCGCCGCGCTGATACCACGACAGTCCTTCCCAATTGACATTCTCCCAGCCGGCTGCATCAGCCTTGCGACCGAATTGCTCGGCCCGTGAGCGCAGCGGTTCTGTAAGCGTGGTCAAGCTTTGGGCAGAGAAATCGCGCCACTGGGCCGACGCCAGCGCGCTCACGTCCAGTGGATTCCCCACCGGATTGCCATCGAGATCGTAGCGTTGCAGCCACTTGTACTGAAACCGCCGTTTCTGGCCGCTTGCAGGCTCCGGCGAGTTGGAGGAACTCAGGAGCACAATCAGGCCGTCACTGGTTCCGGCGCTGTCGCTCCAGGCAGCCCAGACCAGATCGGCAACCCGGAAGCGCTGCCCCAGCGGCGGCGGTACGCCGTCGTCCGACGCAGTGAGCGCCAGCGAGCGCGCCGGTTTGTCGACAAAACCGGCGCTGCCGTTGGGCGGAATCGTATCGATTACAACGATCGGATTCAACGGGCTGTTGCCGACCGTCTCGCGCAGTTGCGCCGGCAGCGATTGACGTTCCGGATAGCCGCCCTCCCACGATACGGCGATCAGACTGGCGCCGCCGGGCAGCGGCCGGACCGCGACGCCTTCGAGCCCGCGATTGCCGAGTTCAGTCAAAGTCTGATCGAATTGCGCGACGATTTCCAGTGCCGGGCTACCCGCTTTCTGTACGACAGCACCCAGCGCGTGCAGATCCTCCGACAGCAGCGCAATCCTGCCATCGGCAAGCCGGTCGATGCTCTCCAGATCGCTGAACAACTCGGCGCCGGGAATAGTGATGCGGGTCAGGCGGTCAGAGTCGATCGGAATGAACCCGCTCTTGATATCCGCTGCCGGCAACGAAAAGTACGAACCGGCAACATCGTCGCTGACGATGAACAGCGTGTCGGAATCAAAGAGAATTCCAGACGCCTCGGCCAAACGTGAGGCGACGACGGTTGTGTCGGTGTGTTGCGAGCACGCCAGCAGCGCGCAGGTGATGAGAACGCAACTCATCGCGGCCGCCGGATGCGCGAGTAATCGTAATTGCCGAAACCGTTTGGGCATGGTTGTTGCCTAATTAGCGGGAACGACGGTATTGCGCAAGGATTTCTTGTCTTGATTTGAATCGAGCCGACAGCGAATATTGCGCGCATGATCGATCAACCCCAAATCTTAAGGCCGCGGCGCGGCCGCCTGATCTTGCTCTGGACGTTGGCCACGGTCATTACCCTGGCTTCGGTTGCCTATCAGCGCGTGACCGGCCCGACCTACCCGGTGCGCGGTGAAGTGATTATCGACGGCGCTACAGCCAAGTACCGTCTGCCGACATCGCAGGTTACGACTGCGGATGCCGAGGTGCGCCTGGCCGTGCCGATGACCGTCAGCGGTGAGATGCGCTGGCGGCGGGTCAACAGCGACGACCCATGGCACATGCGGCCGCTGGTCCGCAACGGCAACGACTTGCTGGCCATGATCCCACGACAACCGGCAGCAGGCAAGGTCGCTTACTACATCGTGCTGACCGACAGCCAAGGCTTCCGCCGCGACCTGACCGTTCACCCGGTTGTGATTCGTTTCAAAGATCCGGTGCCGGCCTTCGTGTTGTGGCCGCACATCGTCCTGATGTTCGCGGCGATGCTGGTGGGGACACGCTGCGGGATTGAGGCGCTGGCACAAGGCAACAGCGCTCTGCGGCTGGCGGTCTGGACTTCGGTGTTGCTCTTCATCGGCGGGCTAATTCTCGGACCGATTGTGCAGAAGCATGCTTTTGGGGCTTACTGGACCGGCTGGCCCTTCGGCAAAGATCTGACCGACAACAAGACGGCCGTGGCGATGATCATGTGGCTGGTGGCATTGTGGCGCGGCCGCCAGAGCGGGCGCGGGCGCCTGTGGTTTGTGGTCGCGGCGGTCGTGCACCTGCTGGTGTACCTGATTCCGCACAGCATGTTTGGATCAGAGCTCGACTACACGCAGGTGGAAGCGGGCTAAGCTCTCCGCCTTGGAATCAGTCAGCCTTCTTGTCGAGGAAATGACTGAGCACCAGACTGACCAGACTGATCACGATGCTGCCCAAGAGCGCGGGAATAAAGCCGTCGACCTTGAGGATATCCGTCATCGCCGCCGTCAACATCAGCATCAGCGCGTTGATCACCAGCGTGAGCAGTCCCAAAGTGAGAATGATGAGCGGAAACGCCAGGATCTTGACGATCGGTTTAATGATCGCGTTTACCAGTCCGAAAATCAGCGCCAGCAGGATCACCTGACCGACGGTGCCCTCGAGATGGATGCCGTTGATCCAGGAAGCCGCTGCCCACAGCGCCACCGCATTGACGATCAGACGTATCAGAATAAAGCGTATCACAAGAAATTCTCCCTGACCACTTGGTGAAGATTCAATTTACGCGCGGGCGGGCCGCGTGGGGATAAAAATCTACGGGTAGAGCTTCTTGAAATCTTCGGTCGCCTGAACCAATTCGGAAGTCATCCCCGGTTCCATTGGTGAGTGCGCGCCGTCGGGCACGATGCGCAGGTCGGAGGCGGGCAGATGCCGATGCGAGTCCCAGGCGCTGCGCACCGGGCAGATCACATCGTAGCGTCCCTGCACGATGCGGCAAGGTGTGGCGCGGATACGCGGCGTCTGCTCGAGGAGGTAGTTGTCCGACTTCATGAAGAAACTGTTGTGCGTGTAATGGCATTCGATGCGACCGATGGCGACCGCTGAATCGCCTTCCGCCATCTCGTCGATCGCCGCTTGGTCTTGAATCAGGCACATGGTCGAAGCCTCCCACTGCGACCAGTTGCGGGCGGCGGCGTGGCTGACGGACGGGTCGGCGGAAGTGAGCCGGCGGTAGTAGGCCGCGACCAAATCACCGCGTTCCGCGACCGGGATGAAGCCCTGGAAGCGCTCCCA is a window encoding:
- a CDS encoding DUF2029 domain-containing protein, which gives rise to MTENSLKPALRYFLLLIVAAIWGYGIYSLSISEPKQWDFKTYYYGAIAHDRALNWWDPVVLSGVARADIKLAYVYPPLTVWFFKPLTWLDFSAAYQVWLFVKVLLLALLVFLWCKAFLKDEDPAIILLFATLAYGSSAYWDLVAGNIGIFEQAVLWLGLYGLLKHRLWLFTACVLLISLFKLTFIIFLALPLLLRDRTALRFALVGSALFVGYLLLNYLTYAHEFSVFWSIITSIDERGEVYNHSLLAFCRDLIDIFRGTGTVAGNTMLGSTIYVVLAAVILWQSWLAWRRQKPGDSHDDFLTSLALFTLTYALIMPRMKTYSFVLLIPASLLVMRRYLTPQNFVFLFILLSLTKWTPLPFPDSARLLWWYYPWLTALLIWVLLIVGLRRGHLLDTAKTTP
- a CDS encoding SdiA-regulated domain-containing protein → MSCVLITCALLACSQHTDTTVVASRLAEASGILFDSDTLFIVSDDVAGSYFSLPAADIKSGFIPIDSDRLTRITIPGAELFSDLESIDRLADGRIALLSEDLHALGAVVQKAGSPALEIVAQFDQTLTELGNRGLEGVAVRPLPGGASLIAVSWEGGYPERQSLPAQLRETVGNSPLNPIVVIDTIPPNGSAGFVDKPARSLALTASDDGVPPPLGQRFRVADLVWAAWSDSAGTSDGLIVLLSSSNSPEPASGQKRRFQYKWLQRYDLDGNPVGNPLDVSALASAQWRDFSAQSLTTLTEPLRSRAEQFGRKADAAGWENVNWEGLSWYQRGESLVLIYDAGADDPLFALVVAIPQDWK
- a CDS encoding phage holin family protein, producing the protein MRFILIRLIVNAVALWAAASWINGIHLEGTVGQVILLALIFGLVNAIIKPIVKILAFPLIILTLGLLTLVINALMLMLTAAMTDILKVDGFIPALLGSIVISLVSLVLSHFLDKKAD
- the pip gene encoding prolyl aminopeptidase produces the protein MRVLYPEIQPYKIDSLPVSPLHTVVYEEVGNPDGRPALFLHGGPGVGILPGYRRFFDPKFYRLILLDQRGAGRSTPHAELRENTTWDLVDDLEKLRRHCGVDRWVVMGGSWGSTLALSYAVTYPESVLGLILRGVFLGRPSEVAWLHRYGASEIWPDAWERFQGFIPVAERGDLVAAYYRRLTSADPSVSHAAARNWSQWEASTMCLIQDQAAIDEMAEGDSAVAIGRIECHYTHNSFFMKSDNYLLEQTPRIRATPCRIVQGRYDVICPVRSAWDSHRHLPASDLRIVPDGAHSPMEPGMTSELVQATEDFKKLYP